Proteins found in one Aneurinibacillus uraniidurans genomic segment:
- a CDS encoding DUF7018 domain-containing (lipo)protein, which translates to MKKVTIFLSVMISLALLSGCGGKEASAPKETSTQSQTQPAQETKPVEQPKPEPKVETNGLSEADKEYQSAFVANTTALTKALLQMSEVSQQFDGSDNWKKKMAAALAMLKNGVDDAKKLKPTPRFQEVHNSYMKAIAEFEKVPDLIAKGIDKNDVTYINKATDKMVAGSQMINQTMPLIQKAFK; encoded by the coding sequence ATGAAAAAAGTCACAATTTTTCTGTCTGTCATGATAAGCCTTGCATTATTATCTGGGTGTGGAGGAAAAGAAGCATCTGCACCAAAAGAAACTTCAACACAATCTCAAACACAACCCGCTCAAGAAACTAAACCAGTAGAACAACCTAAACCTGAACCAAAAGTAGAAACAAATGGATTATCAGAAGCAGATAAAGAATATCAGAGTGCATTTGTTGCGAATACAACAGCTCTGACTAAAGCATTACTACAAATGAGTGAAGTCTCACAACAGTTTGATGGTTCGGATAATTGGAAAAAGAAGATGGCAGCAGCTTTGGCAATGTTGAAAAATGGAGTAGATGATGCGAAGAAATTAAAGCCGACACCACGATTTCAAGAAGTCCACAACTCTTATATGAAAGCAATTGCTGAGTTTGAGAAAGTCCCTGATTTAATTGCGAAAGGTATCGACAAGAATGATGTAACATATATTAATAAAGCGACTGACAAAATGGTTGCTGGTAGTCAAATGATTAATCAGACAATGCCATTAATTCAGAAAGCATTTAAATAA
- the htpG gene encoding molecular chaperone HtpG: MVKQEFKAESKRLLDMMINSIYSQREIFLRELISNASDAIDKMYYKALTDDALHFDPDHYYIKVVADKETRVLKISDTGIGMTKEELENNLGTIAKSGSLAFKKETELKDGYDIIGQFGVGFYSAFMVADVVTVISKAVGSDTAFKWESTGADGYTIVTTEKDAVGTEIILKIKENTEDENYGEYLEEYGLRAIIKKYSDFIRYPIKMDVTRKRPKEDSEGEFEEYQEEQIVNSMVPIWKKNKSELTSEDYENFYTEKRYGFDKPIKHIHLSVDGVVRYHAVLFIPENMPFDYYTKEYEKGLELYSNGVLIMNKCADLLPDYFSFVKGMVDSEDLSLNISREMLQHDRQLKVIAKNIKTKIASQLQSLLKDEREKYEQFYTSFGRQLKYGVYSDFGSHKELLQDLLMFHSSKEKKLVTLAEYVSRMPEDQKYIYYASGETYERIEKMPQTELVLEKGYEILYFTDDIDEFAIKMITTYQDKEFKSVSSGDLGIEAEESQNDTDSAENENKALFEEMKHILADKVKDVRASKRLKTHPVCLSTDGEVTIEMEKILNAMPDNQNIQAEKILEINTNHEVFSSLQDALAKDKEKLHLYTNLLYNQALLIEGLPIHDPVEFTNNICKIMV; the protein is encoded by the coding sequence ATGGTAAAACAAGAGTTTAAAGCAGAATCGAAAAGACTATTAGATATGATGATTAACTCTATTTATTCGCAGCGGGAGATATTTTTGCGAGAGTTAATTTCTAATGCCAGCGATGCCATTGACAAAATGTATTACAAAGCACTAACAGATGATGCGTTACATTTTGATCCAGATCATTACTACATAAAAGTGGTGGCCGACAAGGAAACCCGTGTATTGAAAATTTCCGATACGGGCATCGGGATGACAAAAGAAGAACTGGAAAATAACCTGGGGACGATTGCGAAAAGCGGATCGTTAGCCTTTAAAAAGGAAACCGAATTAAAAGATGGGTATGATATTATCGGTCAATTCGGTGTGGGCTTTTATTCAGCCTTTATGGTAGCGGACGTTGTTACAGTCATTAGTAAGGCTGTAGGAAGCGATACGGCTTTCAAATGGGAATCTACAGGCGCTGATGGATATACAATTGTGACGACTGAGAAAGATGCAGTAGGAACAGAGATTATCCTAAAAATTAAAGAGAACACAGAAGATGAGAATTATGGTGAGTATCTAGAAGAGTACGGATTGAGAGCCATTATCAAAAAATACTCTGATTTTATTCGCTACCCAATCAAAATGGATGTTACACGCAAAAGACCGAAAGAAGACAGCGAAGGTGAATTTGAAGAGTACCAGGAAGAACAGATTGTAAACAGCATGGTGCCAATCTGGAAAAAGAATAAAAGTGAGCTTACGTCTGAAGACTATGAGAACTTTTATACAGAAAAACGGTACGGGTTTGACAAGCCGATCAAACATATCCATCTTAGCGTCGATGGTGTCGTGCGATATCATGCCGTTTTATTCATTCCGGAGAACATGCCATTTGACTACTATACGAAAGAATATGAAAAAGGATTAGAGCTTTATTCAAATGGCGTATTAATTATGAACAAATGCGCGGATTTGCTGCCTGATTATTTTAGTTTTGTCAAAGGAATGGTCGATTCAGAAGATTTATCGCTTAATATATCACGCGAGATGTTACAGCATGACCGACAACTGAAGGTTATTGCGAAAAACATCAAAACGAAAATCGCCAGTCAATTGCAAAGTCTACTAAAAGATGAACGTGAGAAGTATGAACAATTTTATACATCATTTGGCAGACAGTTAAAATACGGCGTATATAGTGATTTCGGAAGTCATAAAGAACTGCTGCAAGACTTGCTGATGTTCCATTCCTCAAAAGAGAAGAAGCTCGTTACGTTAGCGGAATATGTTTCACGAATGCCTGAAGATCAGAAGTATATTTATTATGCTTCAGGAGAGACGTATGAAAGAATTGAGAAAATGCCGCAGACAGAGCTCGTATTGGAAAAAGGATATGAAATCCTGTATTTCACAGATGATATCGATGAGTTCGCCATCAAAATGATCACGACTTATCAAGATAAGGAGTTCAAATCGGTATCAAGCGGTGATTTAGGGATTGAAGCAGAAGAAAGTCAAAACGATACGGATTCAGCAGAAAACGAAAACAAAGCCCTCTTTGAGGAGATGAAACATATACTTGCAGACAAAGTAAAGGATGTACGAGCATCGAAACGATTAAAAACACATCCGGTATGTTTGTCTACAGACGGTGAAGTAACGATCGAAATGGAAAAAATACTAAACGCAATGCCGGATAACCAGAACATACAAGCAGAAAAAATTTTAGAAATTAATACGAATCACGAGGTGTTTAGCTCCTTGCAGGATGCATTGGCAAAAGATAAAGAGAAATTACATTTATATACAAACTTATTATATAACCAGGCACTTCTGATTGAAGGACTACCGATCCATGATCCAGTAGAATTTACAAATAACATTTGCAAGATTATGGTGTAA